From Daphnia pulicaria isolate SC F1-1A chromosome 4, SC_F0-13Bv2, whole genome shotgun sequence, one genomic window encodes:
- the LOC124338603 gene encoding 39S ribosomal protein L40, mitochondrial-like, producing the protein MNKILRIRESLVLSSRMICTNIYFPTFLQVSTPLLAEPMKKKKKMDPQILKAREERKKKRIEKSIKKLEKNVKQLKPIEEIDLSISLQKEKWTRERAETVPEPLLRQRQNILKAWCTYKYQQHLQEMKMVDRIGTSQSRALEQLREISENLYIGAIQTDSTLLPFTAVGPSSTPPLNNYEVDGEYIDETPKWK; encoded by the exons ATGAATAAGATATTAAG AATTAGGGAAAGCCTGGTGTTGTCATCCAGAATGATTTGTACAAACATCTACTTCCCTACATTTCTACAAGTTTCTACACCATTATT aGCAGAgcccatgaaaaaaaagaaaaaaatggaccCCCAAATTCTCAAAGCTAGGGAAgaacggaaaaagaagaggattgAAAAGTCAATCAAGAAACTTGAGAAAAATGTCAAGCAATTAAAACCAATAGAAGAAATTGATTTATCCATCAgtcttcaaaaagaaaaatg GACAAGAGAGCGGGCAGAAACAGTTCCAGAACCATTATTGAGGCAGagacaaaacattttgaaagctTGGTGTACCTATAAATATCAACAGCACCttcaagaaatgaaaatggtgGATCGTATTGGGACATCACAATCTCGAGCCTTGGAGCAATTAAGAGAGATATCTGAAAATCTGTACATTGGTGCAATACAG ACGGATAGCACATTACTGCCCTTTACTGCAGTTGGACCTAGCAGTACCCCTCCACTCAATAACTATGAAGTAGATGGAGAGTATATTGATGAGACACCAAAGTGGAAATAA